TAATCCGTATGTCACTGGTTCGAGTCCAGTCAGAGGAGCCATACATAGAAAAGCCCGCTCAGGGTTACCTGAGCGGGCTTTTTGCTTCCAACTTTTCGCCCCCTTTCCGACGCGCAACTCCACAGTCTCAAACCAGCTCGCAGACCCTGCGTGGATCAGCGGTGATTCAGACGCCGTGACAAACGGTCGCCAGAAAGCTGCAACAGAGTAACCAGCGCCACCAGCACCACAATCACGGTGATCATCACCTGGGTATCAAAACGCTGATAGCCGTAGCGATAGGCGAGATCGCCCAGTCCTCCTGCACCTATCGCCCCGGCCATTGCGGAAGCATTAATCATGGTGACCAGGGTAATGGTAAAGCCGCTGACAATCCCCGGCCGCGCTTCCGGCAGCAGAACATGCCAGATGATATGCCGCCGGTGGAAACCCATCGCCTGAGCCGCTTCCACCAGCCCCTTATCCACTTCACGCAGGCTGACCTCGGCAATACGGGCAAAAAAGGGTGTGGCGGCCAGCGTCAGCGGCACAATAGCGGCCCAGACGCCGTAAGTGGTGCCGACTATCAGCCGGGTAAAGGGGATCAGCGCCACCATCAGGATTAAAAACGGGATCGAGCGGAACAGATTAACCAGCCAGCCAAGCAGGCGATTCAGCAGCGGGCTGGCAAACAAATTTTCCCGGTCGGTAATGACCAGAATCACCGCCAGCGGCAGTCCCAGCAGCAGCGCCGCCAGTGAGGAAACGCCAACCATCATCAGCGTATCCAGCAACCCCTGCCATAAACGATCAAGCTGTAGTGACATAGCCCAGCACCTCCACGCGATCGGCTAGCTCTGCCGGGATAATTTCTTTATGGAATAGCTGCGCCCCAGGTGCCGCCAGCAGCAGGATCTGACCTATCTGCCTCTGCTGCACCCACTCCAGCGCACTCTGCACCAGCGTAATATCATCGCCAAGCAGCGCGCTGAGTTTTGCCAGCTGCGGCACCGCGCCCTGCCCGGTATAGCTCAGGCAGATCAGTGGCCTGACGTCGTCCGTCACGGGGTGGGCAATCAGCCGGTTTTTCAGCGGCTCAGGCAAACTGTCATGCTGTGGATTGAGCAGCAGCTGGGTGGTTTCATGTTGCGGATCGCCATAAACCTGCCAGACCGGGCCGCGTTCAATCACCCTTCCCTGCTCCAGCACCGCCACCTGATGGCAGAGATCGTGTATCACCTGCATTTCATGGGTAATCAGCACTATGGTGATCCCCTGCTGGCGGTTAATCTCGCGCAGTAACGTAAGAATGGCGCGGGTCGTTTCCGGGTCCAGTGCCGAAGTGGCCTCATCGCACAGCAGCAGTTTCGGTTCATGAACCAGCGCGCGGGCAATCCCTACCCGCTGCTTCTGCCCGCCGGAAAGCTGCGCCGGATAAGCGTGCTGACGATCTTCCAGCCCCACCAGCGCCAGCAGCTCATCCACCTTGCGTTGGCGCGGTCCAGGGGCAACACCCGCCACCCGCATCGGCAGCTCGATGTTTTCGCGTACGGTTTTGGCTGACAGCAAATTAAAGTGTTGGAAGATCATCCCCGTGGTGCGCCGCCACTCCACCAGTTCCGTGGATGACAGCGTGCCGATATCCACACCATCAATCACCACGCTGCCAGCACCTGGACTCTCCAGCCGGTTCAGGCAGCGGATCAGCGAAGACTTGCCTGCACCGCTGCGCCCGATGATGCCGAAGATTTCGCCACGGGCAATCTGCAGGTCAATATTATGCAGCGCATCAACCTGCTGACCGGCATAGCGTTTGCACAGCCCGCTTATCGAGATATGTTCCGGCCCCGCCTGCGCCAGGCTCAGTTCCACGCTGCTTTCCTGGCTCTCTGGCCACGGCATACTCACCATAATTACTGACTCCAGCCAGGCTGATAAAGCTTGCCATAGAATTTATCGAGGCTGGCGCGCACCACCGGTGAATGCTGATAAATATCGACAAATTTCTTCAGGCGCGGATCGTCCTGATGGCCGTCGCGGATCACAAACTGAATCACATATTCCGGATGTTCCAGGCCGTCAAACAGCAGCGCGTTATTGGGATCAATCACCCCGGAGGCGCGCAGATAGTGCGGATAACCCTGCGCCAGATCCACTTCCTCCAGCGACCGCGACAGCTGTACCGCTTCCACCTCAATAATCTTCAGCTTTTTTGGGTTATCTACAATGTCATCCAGGGTGGATTTAAGCCCCGCTCCCGGCTTGAGTTTGATCAGCCCGGCTTTTTGCAGTAACAGCAGGCCACGCCCGCCATTGATTGGATCGTTGGCAATCGCCACTGTTCCCCCTTGCGGGATCTGATCCAGACTGCTGTGCTTCTTTGAATAGAGTCCGACGTTATTGATGATCGCCGGGGCATACTTCACCAGATGAAAACCGCCCTGCTGATTGGCATTGTCGAGAAACGGCTGATGCTGGAACAGATTTACATCAATATCGCCGTTCTCCAGGCTGACGTTAGGGGCCGTCCAGTCTGAGAACTCAATAAGATCGACGTTCAGCCCCTGCTTTTTCGCCTCAGCTACTGTGGTTTCCAGCGGCGGAGCAAATGCCGAAGTGGTGCCGACCTTTAACGGCCCCTGATAATTTGCCGCAGAAGCGACGGATGAAGCGATCAGCATCCCGGCGAGTATTAAATTTTTGCTTAAAGACATGAGTATTCCTTAAAAGTAATTAGCATTTATTTTTGAGTAATCTGGTCGGCGATTCGCCAGCGGGCAGCCGGATGACGCGACGGTAACCGGTCGTGACCGAATAATTTTTTTCGCAGTGAACCGGAGTAATAAGCGGTTTTATAACGGCCCCGCTGTTGCAGTTCCGGCACCACCAGATCGATAAAGTCGATATAGCTTTGCGGATTAACGATGCGCGTCAGATTAAAACCATCAATACCGGCCTCATCGATCCAGCCGATCAACGCCTCTGCCACCTGCGACGGATCCCCGACAATCAGCGCATAGCGCCCACCCAGCGCATGCTGTTCCAGCAGTTGCCGACGGGTCCAGCCGTTATAGGCCTGGCTGACTGACTGGATCGCCCTGGTGGCACCGCTGTGGATCGGCTCATCCAGCCCGAACTGCGCCAGATCCAGACCCGTGGAGCTGGAGAAATGGGCAATACCGGCTTCCGGGCTGGCGTAGCGCAGATATTCCTGATGCTTCTCTCTTGCCTGTTTTTCGGTCGGCGCAACAATCACCGAGATGCCCATAAAAATCTTCAGATCCTCTGGTTCTCTTCCAGCATCGTGTGCCGCCTGACGCAGCTTATCGGCCTGCGCGCGCATCGCCTGGGGCGTACTGCCGTTAACAAAGGTGCATTCCGCATGACGGGCAGCAAAGCGGATGCCGCGCGCTGAACTGCCTGCCTGAAACAGCAGGGGCGTGCGTTGAGGAGAGGGTGACGAGAGGTGATAACCTTCGACCTGATAATAGTCACCCTGATGGCGCACCGGGTGGATCCTGCTGGCATCGGCATAGCGACGCTGTTGAGGGTTGTTAATCACCGCATCGTCCTGCCAGCTCCCTTCCCACAGCTTGTAGCTGACATCAAGAAACTCATCGGCCTGATCGTAGCGCTGGTCATGCCCCAGCAGCTGCGTCTGCCCCATCGCGCGGGCGGCACTGTCGAGATAGCCGGTGACAATATTCCAGCCCACCCGTCCTTTGGTCAGATGGTCGAGGGTGGAAAAACGGCGGGCAAAAGGATAAGGCGCTTCATAACTGAGGTTGGCGGTCAGACCAAAGCCAAGATGTTCGGTCACGCTGGCCATTGCCGACACCAGCATCAGCGGATCGTTAACCGGCAGCTGGATCGCCTCGCTGGCGGTTAAGTTAATCCCCTGCTGATAGACGTCGTAAACGCCGAGAATATCGGCGATAAACAGACCATCAAACAGCCCGCGCTCCAGCGTACGCGCCAGATCCAGCCAGTAATGTAAATTGTTAAACTCCGTGGAGCGATCCAGCGGATGGGTCCACATGCCGTGGTGAATATGGCCGACGCAGTTCATGTTGAACGCGTTGAGCAGGATTTTTTTGCCCGGCTGGCTCATAGCGTCCCCCTGCGTGGCGGCAGCACACCGTTAAGCACATAGTTGCCAATCACCGGATACTTCCAGCGCACCGGATCGTGCAGCGTATGGGTGCGGGCATTACGCCAGTGACGGTCAAGATTATGTTCACGCAGCGCGGAACGGGTGCCGGAGAGTTCAAACAGCAGGTTTGCCGCTTCCAGCGCCACTTCCGTGGTCCAGGCTCGTGCGATGGCAACCTGTACTGATGCCTCAGCGACATGGCTGGCATCGGGATGGCGCTGGGCCGCATCGACAGTGTCGCCCGCCTCAGTCAGCAGGGCATCTCCGGCTTGCAAACGGGCCGCCAGTTGCCCGACACGATCGACAGTCAGGGGATCCTCGTTAGCGCGTTCAACGCCGGAGTCGGGCCAGGGCCGCGCGCGCGTATTGATAAAGTTGAGCATATCGCTGAACGCCGCACGGGCAATACCCTGATCGATAGCTGCATGCATAATCTGCGCAAAAGGCCCGACGGTGGTCGGGCGCTCAAAAGCGCTCTGAAACGGCACGATATCCTCAGCGTTAACCCGGACGCGATCAAAAACCACCGTTCCGCTGCCGGTGGTACGCTGACCAAAGCCTGACCAGTCATCAATCACCGTAACGTTGGCCTGATAACGCGGCACAAACACCAGCTGCTCCCTGCCCCCGGCATCGCGGGCAGCGGTGGGGATCCGGTCAGCAAACAGCGCACCGGTGGCATAAAACTTTTTGCCCTGCAGCAGATAACTGTCGCCATCAGGCAGCACTGAAGTGGTGCGGTAATGGGCCGCTGCGGAACCAAACTCGGCCAGCGCATTGCCCAGATGAACACCCTCAAGCACCTCCTGATAAAGGCGACGCTGTTGAGCCTCACTGCCGTTTACGCGCAGCACTTCCAGCGCATAGAAATGGTTTTGCGGGATCTGACCAATGGCCGCATCCGCCTCACTGAGAATTGTCATTACCTGCGCCAGCACGGCTGTGGGTACGGCCACGCCACCAAACACTGCCGGCACGGTAATCGCGCCAAGACCGGAAGCGAACAGCGCCTCCAGCTGTTTAAAAGGCAGTTCACGCAGGCGGTCACGCTGAGCGGACTCAGCACGAAAGCTCTGCGCCAGTTCACGCGCGACATTCAGCGCCTGCTCCGGTGAGGAAATTACGCTGGCAGGGGTTTTGGCTTTCACCTGGCTCTGGGTCATAGGGGGTTCCTTAAATCCAGGCGTGACGCGCCGGGAAAATTCCGTTGAGGTAGTAGTTACCGATGGCGTGATATTTCCAGCGCACCGGATCGTGCAGCGTGTGGGTGCGGGCATTACGCCAGTGACGATCAAGACCGTGCTCACTCAGCGTCGCGCGGCTACCGCCCCACTCCAGCAGCTTTTCGCTGGCTTTCAGCGCCACCTGGGTGGTCAGCACTTTCGCTTCAGCGACGGCAATGGAGGCACGAGCGGCACTTTCCGCATCCAGGCTGGCGGCATTGATGCCATCAAGGATTCTGGCGGCTCGCCTTAACAGCGCATCGGCGGCGCTCAACTCCACGTACACCCGGCCAAGATCCGCCTGTAAATGGGGATCGTCACTGTTGCGATCCACGCCAGCATCCACCCAGGGGCGCGAATGCTGACGGACAAACGCACAGGCTTCATCAAAAGCACCGCGCGCTATCCCGGCATCAATGGCGGCCTGAATCAGCTGTGAAACCGGACCGCGCAACGCAGGTTTCTCCGGCGCGGGTAAAGGCACCACCAGCCCGGCGTCCACGGCGACCGCCTGTAAGCGCACGGTGCCGCTGGCGGTGGTGCGCTGACCGATCCCCGACCAGTCATCAATAATTTCCAGACCGGCGGCCAGACGCGGGACAAAAGCCATTACCGCCTGCCCGCTGTCGTCAACGGCGGTGGTGACTACAATGTTGGCGAACAGCGCTCCGGTGGAGTAGAACTTTTCGCCGGTGAGCCGCAAACCCTGTTCAGTGCTGTGCAGACGCGCCAGCACTTCACGGGTATGACGGGTATTTTTCTCTGGTCCGCCATTGCCCAGACGCTGCCCCGCCACCACTGCGCTAAACAGCGTCTGTTGTTGCGCCGGCGTGCCTTCATCCCGCACAAACTGAATAATGCCGAAATGGTTTTGCGGGATTTGCCCCAGCGAAGGATCGGCAGCGGAGATAATGCGGAACACTTCCGCCACCGTCTGATAACTCAGCCCACCGCCTCCAAAGGCGCGCGGTACCGAAATACTGCCCAGACCCGAGCGGCTGAACAGCGACAAGGCTTCCAGCGGGTAGATGCGATCGCGGTCGCGGAGTGCGGCATCACCTGTCGCCAGCTCAGCGACGGCATGGGCAGCGCGGATCGCTTGATCATGGCTGGAGATAACCTGTGCGGGTTCAGCAGGCTGCAAAAGTTGCGGTATAACACTGGCAATGTCGCTCATATATTTCCCTTGATAAACAGGCAGGCGAAATCAGTTATGGCACAGGCCAATAACCGGAAAAGCGGATAAATTTAGCTGATGATAATAATAAAAAACCACTCTGTCTTATGACATATACGGCATCGCATAGCTTATATTTTGCTAAAGAACCGCCGTTAAGCAGGCGATAAAAAACACCACATTATCAGTACGATAAATGGATAAGCTGACAGGAAAACAAAATTCCGGCGCATATTTCCCGCGCCAGGATTTTATTAATTTAAATACCCTGAGCGGTAATTGTTTTAATCAGGGCTAAATAAATTAATAAGTATTCAGTGAACCAGGACATCGCCCGGGATCGGCGGGCACCTGGGGGGTCGAAAGTAACAGCCGCGCAAGCGATTCGGCATGTTCCGCCACCTGCGGCAGCCCCATCAGCTCGCCAAAGCGGGCGCGTGCCGCCGGACCAACCACATACAGATGGCGGTTGGCGATGCCTTCAATATTCAGGGTTTGAGACTGCGGGTTCACCAGAATCCCCAGCGCCAGCGGATCCGCCTGGATCACGCCTTCACCGGCTAGCTGCCGCAGCAGGTCGTCGCTGTTCAGCAGCGCCCCGTGTGCCGGACCGGTGGTGACGATCAGCTTATCCACCCTCAGGGTTTCCGCTGCACCTCCACGTAGCTGCAACCCCAGCGCGATCTTTGTCCCTTCAGCAGTCACGCCAGTCAGTCTTGCCGCCTGCACAGTCAGCTGACCGCTGGCCTGCCACTGTTGCAGAACCGCGCTGACCTGCGGCGCAATGCGGTAACGATGCACATCCCACCACGGACGCAGATGGCGCAGAAAACGCCGCTGCTCATCCAGTGAGAGCTGCTGCCACAGGCGCTGACCATTCAGCCGGATATCATCCAGCACCAGCTGCCAGGGCAGATTCTGTTCAGCAGCCAGCGCCACTTCCTGCCGGATACGGCGCAGCCAGCCGCGGGCCGTAGTAAGCTGCGGACGGCGGTAGTCCAGCGTCAGCGGCTGATAA
This genomic window from Erwinia sp. E_sp_B01_1 contains:
- a CDS encoding SfnB family sulfur acquisition oxidoreductase translates to MSDIASVIPQLLQPAEPAQVISSHDQAIRAAHAVAELATGDAALRDRDRIYPLEALSLFSRSGLGSISVPRAFGGGGLSYQTVAEVFRIISAADPSLGQIPQNHFGIIQFVRDEGTPAQQQTLFSAVVAGQRLGNGGPEKNTRHTREVLARLHSTEQGLRLTGEKFYSTGALFANIVVTTAVDDSGQAVMAFVPRLAAGLEIIDDWSGIGQRTTASGTVRLQAVAVDAGLVVPLPAPEKPALRGPVSQLIQAAIDAGIARGAFDEACAFVRQHSRPWVDAGVDRNSDDPHLQADLGRVYVELSAADALLRRAARILDGINAASLDAESAARASIAVAEAKVLTTQVALKASEKLLEWGGSRATLSEHGLDRHWRNARTHTLHDPVRWKYHAIGNYYLNGIFPARHAWI
- a CDS encoding ATP-binding cassette domain-containing protein: MVSMPWPESQESSVELSLAQAGPEHISISGLCKRYAGQQVDALHNIDLQIARGEIFGIIGRSGAGKSSLIRCLNRLESPGAGSVVIDGVDIGTLSSTELVEWRRTTGMIFQHFNLLSAKTVRENIELPMRVAGVAPGPRQRKVDELLALVGLEDRQHAYPAQLSGGQKQRVGIARALVHEPKLLLCDEATSALDPETTRAILTLLREINRQQGITIVLITHEMQVIHDLCHQVAVLEQGRVIERGPVWQVYGDPQHETTQLLLNPQHDSLPEPLKNRLIAHPVTDDVRPLICLSYTGQGAVPQLAKLSALLGDDITLVQSALEWVQQRQIGQILLLAAPGAQLFHKEIIPAELADRVEVLGYVTTA
- a CDS encoding MetQ/NlpA family ABC transporter substrate-binding protein yields the protein MSLSKNLILAGMLIASSVASAANYQGPLKVGTTSAFAPPLETTVAEAKKQGLNVDLIEFSDWTAPNVSLENGDIDVNLFQHQPFLDNANQQGGFHLVKYAPAIINNVGLYSKKHSSLDQIPQGGTVAIANDPINGGRGLLLLQKAGLIKLKPGAGLKSTLDDIVDNPKKLKIIEVEAVQLSRSLEEVDLAQGYPHYLRASGVIDPNNALLFDGLEHPEYVIQFVIRDGHQDDPRLKKFVDIYQHSPVVRASLDKFYGKLYQPGWSQ
- a CDS encoding methionine ABC transporter permease translates to MSLQLDRLWQGLLDTLMMVGVSSLAALLLGLPLAVILVITDRENLFASPLLNRLLGWLVNLFRSIPFLILMVALIPFTRLIVGTTYGVWAAIVPLTLAATPFFARIAEVSLREVDKGLVEAAQAMGFHRRHIIWHVLLPEARPGIVSGFTITLVTMINASAMAGAIGAGGLGDLAYRYGYQRFDTQVMITVIVVLVALVTLLQLSGDRLSRRLNHR
- a CDS encoding SfnB family sulfur acquisition oxidoreductase, yielding MTQSQVKAKTPASVISSPEQALNVARELAQSFRAESAQRDRLRELPFKQLEALFASGLGAITVPAVFGGVAVPTAVLAQVMTILSEADAAIGQIPQNHFYALEVLRVNGSEAQQRRLYQEVLEGVHLGNALAEFGSAAAHYRTTSVLPDGDSYLLQGKKFYATGALFADRIPTAARDAGGREQLVFVPRYQANVTVIDDWSGFGQRTTGSGTVVFDRVRVNAEDIVPFQSAFERPTTVGPFAQIMHAAIDQGIARAAFSDMLNFINTRARPWPDSGVERANEDPLTVDRVGQLAARLQAGDALLTEAGDTVDAAQRHPDASHVAEASVQVAIARAWTTEVALEAANLLFELSGTRSALREHNLDRHWRNARTHTLHDPVRWKYPVIGNYVLNGVLPPRRGTL
- a CDS encoding LLM class flavin-dependent oxidoreductase; the protein is MSQPGKKILLNAFNMNCVGHIHHGMWTHPLDRSTEFNNLHYWLDLARTLERGLFDGLFIADILGVYDVYQQGINLTASEAIQLPVNDPLMLVSAMASVTEHLGFGLTANLSYEAPYPFARRFSTLDHLTKGRVGWNIVTGYLDSAARAMGQTQLLGHDQRYDQADEFLDVSYKLWEGSWQDDAVINNPQQRRYADASRIHPVRHQGDYYQVEGYHLSSPSPQRTPLLFQAGSSARGIRFAARHAECTFVNGSTPQAMRAQADKLRQAAHDAGREPEDLKIFMGISVIVAPTEKQAREKHQEYLRYASPEAGIAHFSSSTGLDLAQFGLDEPIHSGATRAIQSVSQAYNGWTRRQLLEQHALGGRYALIVGDPSQVAEALIGWIDEAGIDGFNLTRIVNPQSYIDFIDLVVPELQQRGRYKTAYYSGSLRKKLFGHDRLPSRHPAARWRIADQITQK
- a CDS encoding FAD-dependent oxidoreductase is translated as MADRHIVIIGGGFTGTALAIHLARQGGAGLRVTVIEPREQLAAGVAYSTRDPAHRINVPASRMQLSAAEEGDFDRWFRAAPAFKSDPAAQWEDGRVYPQRGQFAAYIREQYRLAGEHSAVQLSHVRDRAVALHDGKVLTASGETYQADEVVLAISHPPPALPAILARTLSDHPALIANPWLDDALVKVAADDRVAIIGTGLTMSDVVASLHHQGHRGLVVAFSRRGQLPRDNLSGDYQPLTLDYRRPQLTTARGWLRRIRQEVALAAEQNLPWQLVLDDIRLNGQRLWQQLSLDEQRRFLRHLRPWWDVHRYRIAPQVSAVLQQWQASGQLTVQAARLTGVTAEGTKIALGLQLRGGAAETLRVDKLIVTTGPAHGALLNSDDLLRQLAGEGVIQADPLALGILVNPQSQTLNIEGIANRHLYVVGPAARARFGELMGLPQVAEHAESLARLLLSTPQVPADPGRCPGSLNTY